Genomic window (Magnolia sinica isolate HGM2019 chromosome 10, MsV1, whole genome shotgun sequence):
AGGCCTGCTCGAAGGTGGAAGTGATCCGGATtgttagaaccttaaaataggcatatcttacaaaccagaatgagttattcgacctaacatatatgattttgggtaggagaagctactttacccAACCAACCTGTTATGTTGGGtttcccatgccgaatttgcaagatttcatcagatcaacggttgaaaatcctttttattttcatttttactatttatagtaagttttaattggaacgaacttttgatccattgagttttaggagttgtgtccaacatgagaaGTGCTTAATAAAATTAGGAGAACAAATTGgttaggccaaataggacacttactattttcatccgaaaaccatgaggtctagtggaaatcatgaccgtctataagtttaatatttatagtaagtcacggttttagggagtttgatttgaaacttcttcctagggtttatatcactatttaagggtttgtaaataatttattatcaatcagtttattttggattttattagaatttatttattctattttctctctcctcaaAGATTTGAGGAATtcctgtgaggagtccagagaagctccgtggattcggagtaattattccCTAAGGAAGACGGcactcgacctcatcacgttcatccctgtgtcaatcccttacttttttttctttttttttaaaaaaaggaaatttcaaattttcattgaCCTGGGCAAGTCAAGTCCAAATTTTCATTGATCTTGGGCAAGTCCAAACTGGACTCATGATTAATCTGAGATGCCTTGCTACATATAAAAATCATATTCTAAAATATACCTGGGTAGTTAGGTGCAGTGGCGACGACTTCTGGCAAATCGAAATTGATTCCCTTGATATGAGGGTACTTAGAGATAATCAGGTTAAGCGAGGCTCCCGTCCCACCTCCAACGTCGACCAACTCCTTGACTCCTTCAAACCCTTTGTAGGTCTCTAAGATTCTTGTCAAGACAATGGTGGAGTGGTCCCACATTGCCTTATTAAAGAGCTTGCCGAATTTCAGCTCCGTGGAGACGTACTCATATGAGGACTTCCCATGGGCTTTGATGAATGGTAGCTCCCCTTCAAGAACAGCATCTTTCAAGTGGTGCCTAGTCATTTGAAACACCACAAAAGACCGTGTGCTAACCTTAGTAAAACATTGAGGCCTGATAATGTGTAACTAGGATTAAAAAATCTTTTGAGGTATGGACAAAAAATctctttttaataaaaaaaataaaattatttttacatTACTGCCCATTATTTTAACACATGGACTTTCAGTCAAGTGAGCTAATGGACAATTACCACGTTTGAATGTTAAGGGGCAAACTGACTTCTTTGTCTCTTCTCAATGTCTTAACCCATGCCACATCGAGACAATGATTTCGGCGAAAATAATGGAGCGGAAGCATGCTGTTTGCGTGGAACTTACTTAGATTATAATGGCAGGATGCGTTTTGTGGGGGCACATGTAGTGTCCATATaacatccactcggtccatccttTTGGACCGTCCATGGAAGGACAAACATTAGCCACATCtaaaactttttttcttttttaacaatcagccacatctaaaacttaagtgtGCCACATGACAGAAAATAATGGGATGTAATGCATACCTTTGGAAATTTTGTTGTTCATTGTTACCTGTGTGATGGCTCACCTAAGcattggatctttttttttttctttttttttggctcCCAACATTTCACCAGCTCAcgaatctgatggatggagtgaatatcGCAAAGGcattatggtggaccacaccatacgaaactaTGGGGATTGGATGGATAAGGTTGAAAACTTGTTGGGatcacaaaggttttggatcaagctggtatttgtgtcttcccttcagcCAGGTCCATGTGGCGTTTAactatgtgaacttatgaacaagttggatggcaaataaacatcacagcatGCCCTGATTTAAGTTTCTACGGTTAGTTCCATTAtccccacggtttcctatggCATGATCGCTTTCTATattcctcattttttagctcatgctctaagttgagctggcaaaatggctgaacttggataaaacatgtaAATCATGGAGGTCCCATAGTTTCGTGCCACGGGTAAATGCAGCAACCGTTCTTCCACTAGCTTATGCATGCTAGCCACgcggggccactgtgatgtttaagaAAAATCACCAACTACGCTAATTTCTtcaaataattttaaggcatagGTGCAAGATGatgtaaatctaaaactcaagtgagccacgtggTTGGAAACAGCACCCACTTTCAAACAGTAACAAGTCCTCCCTAATATTTGTGACCCATCAATCACTTTCTCccaatcattttaagtcatggaccaaaaaatgagacagatctaaagctcTGGTAGGGCATAGAGAAAGAAAACAGTGAAAGTGTACAACAAATATCATTGGATCACTCGTGTCACCCCATCCTAATGTTCTTAAAAATCATCCCATCCACCAAAATTTCCTAAGGtgtggaccaaaaaatgaggccgatccaatacTCATGGGCCACCTTGGAAGTGAATGCTCACAGTCGAAGACACTGTTATAAAGTCATACCAAGATGGTGTAGCCTACCGTGATGCTCAAGacaaatccaatctgtccactagttttttcagataattttatggagtGGGCCTGAAAATCATGCAGATTCTAAACTTAGCTCTGTATCAcaacagaagtttttgatcatgcTATTATTTCTTAGTTTTAAGTTCATACCAGTGTCAATGACTAATATGGTTTGGTAAACCTCAtcaacggttttgatggcatgtaaacatgacGTTGGAGCTCagaaggtttcagtggtaggCATTAGCCGTCCCACTTTTTCCTAccgtgggatccacttgaacttcgGTTCTCCCTCTACttttgggacgcggattggctagtgacccagcCGCAAGCCAATGGCCACtagtcgatgctctgtgggccacacaatgatgtatgagtttcatctacgccgttcatccatttttctatatcattctatGAATGtatctaaaaatcaggtagatctaaatcacaagtggaccacatcaaaggaaacattgttgaatgaatgcccaccgttaaaaaattcttggggccacaaaagttttgcatcaagccgatatttgtttttccctccatCCCGGTCTCTATgaccattattaaaaaaaaaaaatttaaaattttttaaaaaaaaaaaaaaaaaaaagaagaagaagaagaaaaaaatctatATTTCATATGGAAGTGAGCACAAAGGAATGACAAAAGGGTATCGACAaaaggtctttatgacctaatcaacaggttggatgtcaaataaaaatgatACGCCccggaaggtttttaatggtggatattgaaTCACTACTATTTTTTCGTGGTATGGTTTAcccgagatttagatctgcctaatttttggatcaagccctaaaattatctgaaaaaaaatgtatggacggtgtggataaaacatatacatcatggtggggcacacagagcagCCACCTGGCTTAGCCAAAACGCATCCCAAaaattttgtgggacccacttgaactttgggtcTCACAAAATTTTTATCCTTGGACATAAAATGAGATGATTTGACTGTTGGACGAAGTAGATTTGTCATAACCATCAcgaaggtggcccacctgattggttGGTTGCATGAAAAGTAGTTACGAGAGGTCTATCTATCCGCGGTATTGGAAGCCATTTGTTTTAAAGACACACCAAGCATTTATCAGCTGCTTACCACATTTCGAGAATGACTCGATCTTGTGTTAAAAGACTCATGGTCGCAAGGGACGCACCGTCTTGATTTTTAACGAGCAACTTGCATACAGATGCCAAACCATAGACCCTTTCCACGCACCCGTCAGCACAAGTGCGTGAAGTGCACGTGAGAACAGAGAAGCTGGCAAGAAGGCGCAGGACACGATCGAGGGTGGCAGCAGCGGCATGTTGGTTAGATGTGGGGAGGTGAGCGGCAATCTCGGAAGCCGAGAGGTGAGCCCCTGGCCCACATTTGGACATGATCTCAAACACATCGAGTTCGATGAGGGCTTTGATAGCCATTGGGAGGACAGAAGCATTGGACAGTTGCATGGCGAATTTCCAATCTTCTTCGAAGGTGTTGGGTGAGTTTGAATGATTGGAGATCGAATCCATATCTGATTGGATAACGGACGGGTGAGAATGTGAGGAAGGGTGAGTGAAGATTTCGTTGGTTGGGATGGAGTTTGTCAGGCTATTTATGGTCTCGACCCACCCACCGCGCACGGCTTTTTTCTTcacgtttttattttattttatttttttataaatgaaaTGGGAACCGCTACCTCGAGGCTCTAATTTTTGCACGTGGTACTTCTATTGCTTTGCACCTTCTTTGACACAGAATTTACTGCAAATTTGCTGGGAACAGCCAAAGCATAGATAGATAAATTAAGCAAAGTATTCTAATCATATAATTAAGTCCAATTATAAATACTctaaatttaacatggaaaaatttttacagaaaaaaaccacggcataaagcgacacTAATATATcaagaaagcagaaaattacaagataTAGAGATTGCCTAATTTAAACAAGCCTCTGATCACCCTTATAAGCCTTTGGAAACATCTTGGTATGGATTAGAAAGTCTTGAGATACCCTTATATTTTtgattacacctatatatatatatatatatatatatatatatatataaaacttctATGAGAAATACAATTGAAATATGAAACAACCACCGCAATTATGTAATTATGTGTAAATTTGCACGCACATTCAAGGACACTTTAATGGCATCTACGGATCAtaagccttcgatgacatcgagcattaAAGCTTAAAGATAGTATTGTATGTGTGACTCTGcttcaagaaaaaaaattatttgtaCCATGTGAACTGCCAATGTGGTGGAAGCTCTCCATTAGATGAGGAACTGTTATTTATTCGAAAATTACCCTTGGACAGTGGAGTCAATGCATGTGGATGGCCGGGACgcctcatgtatgtgttttatccacaccgtccatctatttttttc
Coding sequences:
- the LOC131257780 gene encoding caffeic acid 3-O-methyltransferase-like isoform X3 codes for the protein MDSISNHSNSPNTFEEDWKFAMQLSNASVLPMAIKALIELDVFEIMSKCGPGAHLSASEIAAHLPTSNQHAAAATLDRVLRLLASFSVLTCTSRTCADGCVERVYGLASVCKLLVKNQDGASLATMSLLTQDRVILEMWHHLKDAVLEGELPFIKAHGKSSYEYVSTELKFGKLFNKAMWDHSTIVLTRILETYKGFEGVKELVDVGGGTGASLNLIISKYPHIKGINFDLPEVVATAPNYPGVEHVGGDMFASVPSAEAILVKWIFMDWTDERCIQILKNCYKALPDSGKVIIVENVLPEEIKNDVGVQGSFLLDVIETAWSKGKIRTVKEFEELAKIAGFAGFSLASFACNHGAMECCKIV